tcattgaacaaaaaataaaaaataaaaatactaccaaaatatactaattaaaaTGAGAAGaagtattataaaattattttttttgtatttttaaacttatgtttttgaaattaaaattaaaagttgacTAAAATCCTATTAAAATGAAAATAAGTAAATACTACTTTTAAACGTTGCGCGgatcaaaaattacgtgcttacagttAATATTCTACTCTTTCGTAAAAGAATAAAtccaaataaaataagaaaattaagaTAAATTCCTAATATAGACATTCCGTACAGATAAGTATTTACAAGAAAAAAGATGTAACCGAAGGAAATTATAATGTTTGGCTACGTACAATAgaagaaaatcaattaaatttgCATTAGTAGAAACCACAAATTATGGATgacaaaagaacaaaaagatcACTGCAGCCTTTAACGAGAGAGCTCCAAACTTGACGAAAACACAATATGCAGAATTGCAGATTCAAGAATATAACCTATATtgaagtaacaaaaataaataaactattcTTTAACAAAATTCATTTAACACATTTCCCCATTTTGTATTTCCCTCCAAGCAAATTTGGTCAAAACTAGAGACATTTTCCTGCATATCCAGCATTTCTGAATAGTGCCTGCTTTATATCTTCTGCATTTGTAAGTCCTCTCTGCTCCATTTCCTATCACCATCACCAAAACCATTTTGGTTTAATTTTAAAAAGCAAACATTTTAAAAAATACATCACATCaccaaattaaattatttcttcaAGATAAGAAAATTTCTtcttttcacataacaaatacGTGTAGGGCATGTTATTTTGTAGGTACTATTTATCAATATCTGTAATACTGgtgaaatattaaaaaaaaaaattgtttgatTAATATTTTAATCCAAAAGATGGTTTTTACCGATAAATCTTAAACTTTTTTTCTACGTGAAACTTGTGTCCAACACAACTTATTTGTAAGTACACTTTTTCAACTTTAACTCTCAAGAGATAAGAATGATGAAGAATCATAGAGAACTCATCTATGTTTAaagatttctttttaaaaaaaaaaaattaaagttaaaaataggtaatatttaaattgtataccTGAGAGCAAGAAGCTTGCATTGCAAAATCACTGAAACAGCTGATAACACACTGTTGAGTCTCTAGACCTAAGGCGTCTAGTGTGGTCAATGTTGATAGCAAAAGATCAGACTTCCCTGCACAAGTAATCTCAACCCTTGTATCAATATTCCTCCTTTCCACATCAAACTGCAATAAAGCATAATACATGATTGAGAGTCAGAGGGATGAGTactataatttaaataaatacaTCGAACTGAGAGTAATGAGTTCAGTTCAGTTTACAAAACTAGTCTTAAATCAATCTAAGCTCGAAAGAGTAGAGAGTGAGGAAAGGGGATTTTGTAGCAAATGGAATTTCACCTTAGGTGAATTTCGGATAAATATTTCGATGGGTTTTTCATTCTTGAAAATGCTCATCAAGCTTAGTTGATTTGGCCCTAGTTCCATTTCTTCttgcaaattgttgattttctCAAGAAGCTCCTTCGTGTAGTCGATGGTGTCTCCAACGATTGACGTTCTGTCCATCTGTTAgaatcaaatatatatatgacATTATGTAAATAAACTTCAGAAATTAAAGAAGATGCATGCATGATATCCGAATTCTTGATTACATATGCATGGTATTGCAAATTCTAACATGAAAACGACTACTATGTCTCAATTCCAAGTGTACCAATTTTTACTGTCCATGGAAAGACGATCATTGAGTCGTTTCCTTCGCCTTCTCTCAGCCATTAAATTCTTTGAAGGCTGCCcgtttagcttctttttattgACCTTTTTCTCAGGGCACAAGCCGCCGATAATGTTGAAAGTAGGGGCTGTTACTGCTGATTCAGTTCTCTCCAATTTACAACCAAAATTTCCCACCTCCAAATCTTGTAAATGGGAAGTGAAAGGAGTGTCAAGCCAGTTGTTTGAAGAATTAGTGAGCTCTAGAGGAGATAATTCATCTCCTAGTTGTGTGCTGCAAAATTCACTGACTAATGAATTGCTTAGGCTTTGGTCAAATGGAAAATTAGAGTATTCTTCAAAGGAAGAGGTAGTAGTAGTTGTACTTGTAGGAGTAGTACAAGAAAGAGGAATGGCAACAGGATTTTCACCAAAACATTCATAATTCCAACCATTGTTGTATAAATCATTAATTTCCATAGGAAGAGAATATGTTTCCCATGAGTCACTTCTTAGAGCTAGTAATTCATCTAATAAGAAGCCATTATCACTGTAATATTCCAtgtctctttctatttctttttccaCCCTTTTTCTTGAAAAGGGATTTTTAGGAGGCTAATAAACCTTGACAAAAATTGCAGCAAATGAGAGCATATTTATGGAAAAATAATGAGGGATGTCACGGGATATTAGTGTCTACTATGATGCATTAATTATTACCTAGAGTGTTAGACAAATGGAATCAGCTCCGCTTTTAGAAATAGAAGTTGGGTTTTTTtaaaagagatttttttttttggtttaatcATACTCGCTAGTCAGCAGTCTCACTAATTTAGATTTGTCCCGCTTGGGGTTACTAAAGGAGGAGTTTTCCTGCTATAGATTTTTTTATTCTCAAAATTCGAAGTTAGAAATCTCTGATTAAGAGTCGAGAGATTTAATTCGTCGTACCATATCGCTTTGATGATAACATAAAATCATTAgcttataatttttatttggaGAATAGTATTTCGGACCTCATTTGGGTAATGTTAGTGTCATTGATTTGTCATTTGTACcaatcaaaattttcaaattcagaAAATATTCAGATCATATTTTTTAGTTTAACAATTCGACATTGGAAGTCATTGACCCGACCAGTTTAAATTCACGCCGAGTTTGCCCACTAAAGGAGATAATTATATCAATTTTGCACGGAATGTTTTCTATTCTCAACCCACCTTTTCGAATATTTATATCTATTAGAACCTAATACTTATATATTTAACTGAGAATCAAAAGGTTTTGTTCAAATAGTAAATGTTAATTTTACAGGCTTTGGAAGCAGACAAATTAGGAGCTTTGTTTGTAAGGTTAATTACGGACAATTGTATATGGGACACCAAATTGCTACCAATAGCACTTCATTTTTGTAATGACACACATTAGGTATATTTAATATTTcctttatgattttaaaaaaagtGAACAAAACAAGTTTTTAAGAATAAAGTCAAATGAATTAAACGTTAAAAAAATGTATAATCTCAGTTGAATTTACGTCGTAAAGTTTTTGCAAATTCTTCTTTAGATTGTAAAAGAAAAGGTTTAACATTAGAAACATTCAAGACCCTTTGCAGAATCAGCAATGTTTAACCTTATCTTTCATGtaatttaaaactccaacttgttTTATTTGTGGTAAACGTATTTTATCACTAAAATAAACCTTGAGCTCAGTTTATCTGTGGGCGACATGATTTCATGTCTTTTTCACCGCAATCTGGTTTTTGAAACTGAGTTAATTAAAAAACAGAATTAATTAATTTACTTTAGGTTGCAGTCTGAGAAGTTTGACCCCACGCGATATACCCATTGAAAACATTACTCTGtctttataaatttattttaccATATATACCTACTGTattctaaaatataatattatatattccaaattagaatacgtagcatgtttagtttgaatatagtattccaaataaaaaaattatcgtatgtttggtttggatattatattccaaattaaaatgttatagtatatttggtttgaattttatattccaaattagaatactgcagtatgtttgttggaatattgtggcatgtttggtttgaatattactccatccgtttcaatttagatgatgtaGTTTGACTCTggacggagtttaagaaaaaaaaacttttgaaacttgtgatcttaaaaccttaagaggtaaaagttttgtgggaccatgacatttgtgtggttataaaaacttctcattaagggtaaaatgggtaaaatgaatagtttaaagttgaattatttccaattgtagaaatatgtcattctttttaaaacggactaataaggaaaatttgtcatctaaattgaaacagagggagtatattaCAAATTAGAATATTATGATATGTTCCGTTTAGATATTGTATTCCAAAATAGAATATCATGGATGTTCAATTTGAATAATGTATTCCAAATTagagtattacagtatttttttatttaaatattgtattctttattagaataaagtgatacgtttggttttgttataaataaaactgtatttaaggtgaatgtctatattttagagagatcttagcatttgttacttggtggctaagttactttttttctataaatagaggggtccgtcgccattgtaattcatctcaaaatCAATAAgaaatctctctcttttctctctgcaatcttttattgttttatttcacGTTATCAGCAAgagactctaccgtctcaagaagctctttgagaagactaaggtataatttttctccttttttaattatgactgatattatgaaaagaaagtttgttgcccttgaaatttcggggAAGAACTATATGTTAtgggtgttggatgctgaaatccatttagatgcaatgggtcttggagatgccattaaagataaaaataaagtatcTACCCAAGACTGTGCTAACGCCTTGATTTTCTTGCACCATCACCTTGATAaagggttgaaaatagaatatcatccacttgttttgtggaatgACTTAAatgaaagatatgacaacttaaagttggtcacacTTCCACAATCACGACATGATTGAGCACATctgaggctccaagactttaagtctaTTTCTGAATACAATTCGGcgatgttcagaattacttctaaattgaaactctaAGAAAATAGTATCACTAACTATGATATGCATGAAAAATCGTTCACGACGTTTCATACCTCCAATATGGTCCTGCAACAGCAGTACCGAAagaaaggtttcaagaagtactctgagttgatttctcttctccttgtggctGAACGAAATAATGACTTGCTCATGAAAAATCACGATAATCAACCCACTGGGTCAACACCATTGCCCGACATGAatgaggtgtattcccattatactaagcgtggaaaaggtcgtggccgCGGCCGCGGACAAGGAAGAAAATTTTCTGGTATTAATCATcccccaaagaaaaataaccaccaaaagtggaAAGGGAAAGATGATAAGCCAAAGGCAAAGGGTTCAGAAATTGAATGTTATCGTTGCGGTGGAAAATGGTATTAGGCAAATATTTATCGTACACCAAGACATTTGGTTGTGCTTTATCCAGTATCTCTAAAGAATAAAGGCCCTGAATTTTGTCTCTGACAATGAATTTGACATTACCCACTTGGATGTGGCAGACTTCTTTGAGCACCCTAATGGAAAAATAGACCACTTGATCGATGATGGATCCGTGGTTAAAGATGATTGAGtagtttagtttttatttttgtctattcaTAGTAGCTAGTGAATAAACGTTATCTAATCATAGTTCTTTACATGAGTGGTAGTCATTAGTATCAAtaagtattatttattttataaatctaGCCGCCAAATGCACATACATTCATTCGATTTCATAAATAATTGCTTTTCGATAAAATCTCGTTACTGAAAGGGCGAGCGTTTACTGTCTTCTACTGATTTTGGGATAGAGGGAGAATTGTTAACTAGaaagaaattgaatgaaaatTTTCGAAAGAGTGGCAGTGAAGTGTGACATACCCCAGGGAAGTAcacgtttttatttctttttgacaATCATTAAATTTGTAATTTTCGGTCACTATCTATTAACATGAACTTTGAAAATTAAACTGTGGATAATTCAAAAACACATCCAGTAATTAGACCTTTTAAAATGTATTACTGTTTACGAGCCATCTAGATCGAATGAAGCGTTGCTTAACAAAATTTTAGTAGTATATGATTGCATTATTTTTGCGACCTATCAGAGTTTGCTCGAAATTGCTTTAAAGGTTATTATTGAATCATTGACtttaactttatttcttttctttttctttgaaaataCTAATGTTTATTCGTATATTTTGTATGTCAAACcatgggaagcaaatatggatatcaATCAAAtcaaacttggatcaaagttcaattataaaaatatttgtttaattgattcatgtacgacacatacaatattcaaagagaagtaatatttctatcatttaaatatgtgtaaggcagatgttactacaatttctgaTAGTAGTAATTTAATAGAAGGCTGCGGAAAAGCTACTATAACTATGCCTaggggaacaatacttatcatagagaatgcaataTTCTCCTCCAAATACAgaaggaacttgttgagttttaaagatatccgtcaAAATGGATATATATCATATTTGAGataatagatgagaataatcttgaatattTAATCGTTATCAAGAATGTCTCTAGCCAAaaaagggttattgagaagttctcATCTTTGTCTTGTGGCCTGTATTAGACAAAAATGAGTGCAATTAAGGCACATTCTAttgtaaaccaaaaggttactgattccaatacttttgtactctggcatgatcgattgggacatcctgaatcaattatgatgagatgaATTATacaaaactcaaatgggcatccattaaagaatttaaagattcttttaaataatgaattttatggcacttcttgttatcaagacaagttaattattagactatcaccaacaaaggttgggattgagtcccctacttttttggaacgtatacaaggggacatttgtggacTTATTTACCCATCTAGTGgatcgtttagatattttatggtcttaatagatgcatcttctagacggtctcatgtgtgcctattgtcatctcgcaacctggcgtttgcagaattaatggcacaaataattcgattacagGCACAGtttcccgataatccaattaagtttATTCGACTTGATAATGTTgttgagttttcatcccaagcatttaatgattatttcttatcaattgggataaaagtgaaaCATtttgtagctcatgttcacactcaaaatggccttgcagagtctttgattaaacgtctgcaattgatagtaagaccgttactcatgaaaacgaggtcggccacttctgtttggggtcatgccattttgcatgcaacaatgctaattcgtctcagaccgataaattatcataaatattccccattgcaattagttttgggtcatgaagaATTTTTGGGTGCACAGTATATGTGTCTGTAGCACATCCATATCGAACCAAGATAGGTCctcaaagaaggttaggaatatatgttgggtttgaatagccctctattattcgctaccTCGAAACATTAACAGGAAATTTGTTTAGTGCTCGATTTGCAAATTTTCGATTCGATGagacacttttcccaaaattagggggagaaattgGTAAAACCAAAcggaaaattttgtgaaaaaaatcatcattgtctcatcttgatctATGCACCTCTATTTGGGAAAAAGAagtgcaaaagattatccatttgcagaaaatagcaaatcaaatgccagacgtatttacggatctgaaaaggataacaaaatcacataaccctacagagaatgttccaatccgtattgatgtccctgttggaacaatcttctagtgtcatagctaatgagtcaaaagcactcCTAAAGGGTGGAAGACTATTGGGTTCTGAGGAttaaaatcctagaaaaagaaaaacaaatgatcAAGATGATGCTACGAAAGAGTCTCAGGAATAAATTCatgatttaaccaatcctgagattcatgaggaaatcacagagcctgagactcaagaaaataaggagcTATCAATAAACCCAATCGATATGAGGTGAATCTGAATCGATATGATATAGTGGTAGATTATGTCTTTACATATAAtattgcatctagcattatgcaacatagtgaggatcttgaacctcaatcttttAGAGAATGTCGACAAAAgcgtgattggccaaaatggcaagaagcaatccaatccgAGTTGGATTCACTTGCGAAAGGTGAAGTTTTTGGGCTTGTAGTCTAAAACCCTAATagtgttaagcctgttggctataaatgggtctttgtacgtaaaaggaatgagaaaaatgaggtacaaacaTATAAGACACACCTTGTTGCaaaaggattttcacaaaggcctggtgtcgattatgaagagacgtaTTCTCCTGTTATAGATGTTATAATattccgttatctcattagttttgctaTCCATAAAAAGCTtaacatgcatttaatggatgtggttacaacctacctttatggctcacttgataatgagatatacagaAAAATTTCCGAAGGATTTAAAATTCCCgacgcacataattcaaagtcccaaaaaatattttcaatcaaattgcaaagatctttgtatggtctaaagcaatcaggaagaatgtAGTATAACCgccttagtgagtatttattaaatgaaggttatataaatgatgccatttgtctatgtgtttttataaagaaaataacatcgaaatttaTTGTACTTGTCGTATATGATGATGACAtaatcttattggaactcctatagaactccaaaagacaattgattatttaaaggaagaattcgagatgaaagatctcgaaaagacaaaattatgtctcggtttgtaaattgaacatttggaaaatgagatttttgttcatcaatttgACTACacagaaaaggtattgaaacagttttacatggatggagtaCATCCGTTAAGTActccaatggttgttcgatcacttgatgtgaataaggatctgttccgacctcaagaaaataatgaagagctgcTTGGTCTTGAAGTACCATATTTTAGTGCagttggtgcactaatgtatcttgtatcttgctaatactacaaggcctgacataactttttcagttaatatcTTAGCAATATATAGCTCTACTCCTACAAGGAgatattggaatggaatcaaacacatattgtggTATCTAAaggggactaccgatatgggcttattttatggcaatgattgcagtcccgatcttgttggttatgccgatactgggtatttatctgatccacacaaggctcgatctcaaacaggctatgcgtttacatgtggaggcactatcatatcttggcgatcgactaagcaatcaatagTGGCTACTTCatttaatcatgctgagataattgttgtttatgaagcaagtcgagaatatGTGTGGTTGAGGTTTgcaatacatcttattcgagaaaaatgtaaTTTGAAGTGtaacaaactacccacaattttgtatgaaaaCAGTGCAACAttcatagcccaattgaagggaggattcataaaaggagataggacaaaacacatttcaccaaagttatttttcacacatgatcttcaaaagaatggtgatatcaatgtgcaacagattcgttcaagtaataatatggctgatttgttcacaaaatctctaccaacgtcaaccttcaagaagctagtatACAAGAtcgggatgcgaaggctcaaggatgtgaattgatgctctcatcagggtgAGTTAATACGCGttatactctttttcccttacaaggttttgtcccactgggtttttcttgcaaggtttttaatgaggcaaccaaaaagcgtatttctaaacatgtatactctttttccttcactcgaattttttcccattgggttttcttttagttaaggttttaacgaggcacattatttgtTGAATAGATATTCAAGGGGGAGAGTTATAAATAGAactgtatttaaggtgaatgtctatatttcaGAGAGATCGAGGGATCCTATTCCATTGTAGAATATCTCAAAATCAATAAGAaatctttctcttttctctctgcAAT
This DNA window, taken from Nicotiana tabacum cultivar K326 chromosome 15, ASM71507v2, whole genome shotgun sequence, encodes the following:
- the LOC107829080 gene encoding transcription factor bHLH93-like, with product MDRTSIVGDTIDYTKELLEKINNLQEEMELGPNQLSLMSIFKNEKPIEIFIRNSPKFDVERRNIDTRVEITCAGKSDLLLSTLTTLDALGLETQQCVISCFSDFAMQASCSQEMEQRGLTNAEDIKQALFRNAGYAGKCL
- the LOC142169769 gene encoding uncharacterized protein LOC142169769; the encoded protein is MEYYSDNGFLLDELLALRSDSWETYSLPMEINDLYNNGWNYECFGENPVAIPLSCTTPTSTTTTTSSFEEYSNFPFDQSLSNSLVSEFCSTQLGDELSPLELTNSSNNWLDTPFTSHLQDLEVGNFGCKLERTESAVTAPTFNIIGGLCPEKKVNKKKLNGQPSKNLMAERRRRKRLNDRLSMDSKNWYTWN